The following are encoded together in the Anopheles nili chromosome 3, idAnoNiliSN_F5_01, whole genome shotgun sequence genome:
- the LOC128723264 gene encoding leucine-rich repeats and immunoglobulin-like domains protein 2, which translates to MRSSATPARGTGGGRVKIKMLRLIAAILAVAVAGIWLPQAVVEGAAVAGGGVGSDESDTLPILPQPSASGGNFCQKQCPCLGNAIDCSKKNLKSLFPMPHWVDNLDLASNRLSHDTVSAQLVDLRRLQALNLNNNRLRRIPVLMGVRNLTKLVLSNNEIEIIDMEALATLSSLRFLDLSRNAILEVQTQSFPSRNSLQYLNLNFNKLTTLTKGTFDRLTSVKRLEISGNALEEVQSLTFQNLNQLKSLKLNNNRIPALMDGVFHGLISIGTLELNNNSITSIRKGGFFNLTSLTNLALAHNRIGEIEQSGWEFTPKLISLDLSYNQLETLDRYTFEELSALQTLNLQGNRISAIGEGTFNETRLLETLYLNANRISWTIEDMRGPFMGLNKLTRLYLNANEIKSVSRTAFLGLKSLTLLEISQNNISSIQNNAFKDTPRLKNLIMNSTNLICDCNLVWFYHWIKERREVFQIDAECIYPIWLRNRLIRDLHPSNFSCDDSPKPHLIEEPRAQLGIRGTNVTLVCTATSTAATKMTFKWKQDNLELPSEQFTVQQINNDNGTIGSSELTIPNIQQSGAGKYQCIITNNYGVVYSSKVKVTVGTYPKFRKTPSDVSVEPGKVARLDCAAMGEPKPQISWEKDGGNDFPAAKERRMHVIPNEDAFLILNVQLIDMGVYSCTAENPAGIIRANASVVVFDSPTALRPINSLETPIGKASVIVCRVSISPKPVILWLKDGEPIGLTERHYITGDGQLLVIVDTEIADAGLYECRLANELGTERESTRLIVIDAPEDMHGSVVGDTGTGYVPGVLEDVEIHSKLFSSWLTIAGSLIVCVFVTSLIWMICMYRMEKRIRGGAMRCSGETEFDLATGMEINQPNLIVRSGVGTSTTPAGYFEYLIPMVRNKEITTNVDDDGDSADCGTIGRDHGGFYTAVANTKTRSTELDSDDLDDDLSSKDSGTGGDCASATGSTNAAHRGSQEDLKCLLHSLNRKHTSDVELNHHRQYQLGTRSDASLLPSSQNAHDPDDDPRIEPPPAIPPVNATSTVLMGGPATIQPSIGPACSIEDYIPSTAGLSVSRLPNSQTFPGFTRAPNTLTEASLRTSSLEASADPVIPTAKEQPVPQKQIQVNQLYQLLLENPRLMEKPAKYRTKSMEQCHSMDAVPTSASSGIGTGSSNGSTMNGECTSELRQPTTRTSDTRRKVNR; encoded by the exons CGACTTGGCGTCCAACCGTCTGAGCCACGATACGGTATCTGCGCAATTGGTTGACCTTCGTCGGCTGCAAGCATT GAATTTAAACAACAATCGGCTGCGTCGAATACCGGTACTAATGGGAGTCAGGAACTTGACGAAGTTGGTCCTAAGTAacaatgaaattgaaatcatcGATATGGAGGCGTTAGCGACGTTGTCATCTCTAAGGTTTCTCGATTTGTCGCGGAATGCTATTCTGGAGGTGCAGACTCAGTCGTTTCCGTCGAGAAACAGTTTgcaatatttgaatttgaatttcaacaAGCTGACAACGCTAACGAAAGGCACCTTCGATCGGTTGACGTCCGTGAAGAGGCT AGAGATCAGCGGCAACGCGTTAGAGGAGGTACAAAGTCTTACTTTCCAGAACCTCAATCAACTCAAAAGCCTCAAGCTCAACAATAATCGCATTCCGGCTCTGATGGATGGTGTGTTTCATGGGCTCATATCGATAGGCACGCTCGAGCTGAATAACAACAGCATCACAAGCATACGAAAGGGCGGATTTTTTAATCTAACTAGTCTCACAAACCTTGCCTTAGCCCACAATCGGATCGGCGAAATCGAGCAATCCGGGTGGGAGTTTACGCCTAAACTTATCAGCTTGGATCTATCGTACAACCAGCTTGAAACACTAGATCGATACACGTTTGAGGAGCTGTCCGCATTGCAGACTCTCAACTTACAAGGAAACCGCATTTCGGCAATTGGTGAGGGTACCTTCAACGAGACGAGGCTCCTGGAGACGCTGTATCTGAATGCGAATCGTATTTCTTGGACGATTGAGGATATGCGAGGCCCGTTTATGGGCTTGAACAAGCTGACGCGGTTATACTTGAACGCGAACGAAATCAAATCCGTCAGCCGGACGGCTTTCCTGGGTTTAAAATCTCTTACGCTCCTGGAGATCAGTCAGAATAATATCTCTTCGATACAGAACAACGCGTTTAAGGATACCCCTCGATTAAAG AACTTAATCATGAACTCGACGAATCTAATATGCGATTGTAATCTGGTGTGGTTTTATCATTGGATCAAAGAGCGAAGGGAGGTGTTCCAAATTGACGCCGAATGTATCTATCCCATTTGGCTTCGCAATCGTTTGATCCGTGACCTGCATCCTAGTAACTTTTCTTGTG ATGATTCCCCTAAGCCACATTTGATCGAGGAACCGAGAGCTCAGCTTGGTATTCGAGGCACGAATGTAACGCTTGTGTGTACGGCCACTTCAACAGCCGCTACTAAAATGACTTTTAAATGGAAGCAAGACAACCTCGAGCTACCGTCAGAACAATTCACAGTTCAGCAGATCAACAACGATAATGGCACAATCGGATCGTCTGAATTGACCATCCCAAACATCCAGCAATCAGGTGCCGGAAAATACCAGTGCATTATAACGAACAACTACGGTGTTGTGTATTCATCAAAAGTGAAAGTAACCGTAGGGACCTATCCCAAATTTCGCAAAACACCGTCTGACGTTAGCGTGGAACCAGGAAAAGTAGCACGATTGGATTGTGCAGCGATGGGAGAGCCAAAGCCACAAATTTCTTGGGAAAAAGATGGTGGAAATGATTTCCCTGCGGCAAAGGAACGCCGAATGCACGTCATCCCGAACGAAGACGCCTTTTTGATCTTGAATGTGCAGTTGATTGATATGGGTGTGTACAGTTGCACCGCAGAAAATCCGGCCGGTATTATTCGAGCCAACGCATCAGTGGTCGTATTCGATAGTCCAACAGCACTTCGGCCAATCAACAGTCTAGAGACTCCTATTGGCAAAGCCAGTGTCATCGTGTGCAGAGTATCCATATCGCCAAAACCAGTCATATTGTGGTTGAAAGATGGTGAACCGATAGGATTAACGGAGCGTCATTATATTACGGGTGACGGCCAACTGCTGGTGATCGTTGACACGGAAATAGCAGATGCCGGATTATACGAGTGTCGGCTAGCGAATGAACTAGGTACTGAAAGAGAATCCACACGTTTGATCGTCATTGATGCACCGGAGGACATGCACGGATCTGTTGTGGGCGATACGGGCACAGGATATGTACCAGGTGTGCTGGAGGATGTGGAAATTCACTCAAAGCTATTTAGCTCGTGGTTGACCATAGCGGGTTCCTTGATAGTTTGCGTGTTTGTGACGTCGCTAATCTGGATGATTTGCATGTATCGCATGGAGAAACGAATTCGAGGAGGCGCTATGCGATGTTCTGGGGAAACGGAATTTGATCTCGCAACAGGTATGGAGATAAATCAACCTAACTTGATTGTACGAAGCGGCGTCGGGACTTCCACTACACCTGCCGGTTATTTTGAGTACTTGATTCCAATGGTCCGCAACAAGGAGATAACAACCAATGtagacgacgacggtgacagTGCCGATTGTGGTACGATAGGACGAGACCACGGTGGTTTTTATACGGCAGTTGCTAATACGAAGACTCGCTCTACAGAGCTTGATTCAGATGATTTAGATGATGATCTCTCGTCCAAGGATTCTGGGACTGGTGGTGATTGTGCTTCCGCAACAGGCTCAACGAATGCTGCTCATCGAGGCAGTCAGGAAGATTTGAAATGCTTGCTACATTCTCTCAACCGTAAGCACACTAGCGACGTGGAATTGAATCACCATCGACAATATCAACTAGGCACACGATCCGATGCTTCATTGCTACCTTCGTCACAGAATGCACACGATCCGGATGATGATCCGAGAATTGAACCTCCTCCTGCGATACCGCCAGTGAACGCCACATCTACTGTGTTGATGGGTGGCCCGGCCACTATTCAACCTTCTATTGGTCCTGCTTGCTCTATAGAAGACTATATTCCATCAACAGCAGGGCTTTCTGTCTCACGCTTACCAAATTCACAAACCTTCCCGGGATTCACTCGCGCACCGAACACACTAACAGAGGCATCGTTGCGAACGTCTTCGTTGGAAGCTTCTGCTGATCCAGTCATTCCGACTGCAAAAGAACAGCCTGTTCCCCAGAAGCAGATACAAGTAAATCAACTGTACCAACTGCTGCTAGAAAACCCGAGGTTAATGGAAAAACCGGCCAAATATAGAACCAAATCAATGGAACAATGCCACAGCATGGATGCTGTACCGACTTCCGCTAGCAGTGGTATCGGCACGGGGAGCAGTAATGGCAGTACGATGAACGGTGAGTGCACCAGTGAACTGCGGCAACCAACAACGAGAACGAGTGACACGAGAAGAAAAGTAAACCGATAG